The nucleotide sequence TGATCTGTTGCTAAACAGACTGCCAGGTAAACTGTCTGGAATTCAGGTGGCTAAGGACATGACCAAGCTCTACTCCAACCACTCTAGCCTTGCCTGGACCCTGAGTAAAAAAGATTCAGATTTGCCTACACGCCTTTACCATATGCTGCTCTTTACCTTGCCTGGTACCCCAGTGTTCATCAGTGGCGATGAGGTTGGACTGAAGGAGAGGGTGAGTACAGATAGGTGGATTGATAGGAAAGATCTGGACTGATTAACATTTACAACATACTGTagatatatatgaaataaaagctcccctgatcattttttttcatgaaaagcTAGCATAAATGGGAgtaattctatttaaataaatagaattattattttttccctcaggAATCGCTTAATGGAATTTGGGACTTGGAAAATCCAGCTGAGGAGAACAATGAAACAGCAAAGGTGATTAGAAAAATGTTATTGCATTAGCTGCTTTAATCCCCAAAGTAGTTCTGTATTGTACCTAACACCTCAAGTCTTCATTTCCTTTGCAATACTGATATTTCAGAAtgcaatatgcaaataagaactaaaaaaaaaaaacaaaaaaaaaaaacactgtggtCTGTGACTagtctgaccaatcacagatgCTCCAGATAAGGTTTTTGTAGGTGTCATTAGCAAAAATGAAGGCCTGAAATTGGGGTTTACTAGTTGTTGTATTTGTAAGCTACATTGCATTAAAAATCTAATTATGTTCTACAATATTTGATATACAATATATTTCTGAGTGTAAAATAAATTGACAATAATTTAGAAGCAAGAATTTATGTTTATAGCAAGAACATGACATGGCTATGAATCAACTGTATATCGTCTCTTACAGTAGGTTTTTAGTTACTGTAAAATATGTTTGTTTTGAGATATGATAAGGTTTATCCGTGAAATATGAGGTTTGCCAAATAGTGCTTGCTCTGTAAGATTAAACCATACATTTTTCTATATGTTCATTGCAAGCTATTTAATCCATTTGTGATTCTTTTGAACTCAATAAGCTTCATTcacctttatctctctctctctctctctctcagactatAAGAGCAGAACGCAGTGCAGTGCGAAGCTTCTTTAAGGCTCTCAGTGACCTTCGAGGTAAAGAAAGAGCTCTGCTGCATGGTGAATATACCTCTCTACACAACTCCATATCCTCATTTGCATTCCTCCGCCTGTGGGACCAGAGTGAACGCTTCATCACCGCCTTAAACTGGGGCAATTCCCCTGTGTTAATGACGCTGACCAACAGCGATCTCCCAGCGGAGGCCCGTGTACGGCTGAGTACAGATACAGAGAAGCTAGCTGTCGACAGCATGGTGCCGTTGGATAAACTGCAGCTAGAAGCCAAACAAGCTGTTTTATTGTCTTATCCTTATGCAGGATAGGAACATTAGCAGAAATACACATGTAATAAGACAAGGCTCCTTTTCAGAATAGAAAGTTCATGTTAAACAAGCTCTGTGTTTTTCATTATGCTTATTTTAGTTTTGAAATATGGAAGAATGCAGTGTCTGTTATAGAAATTAGTTTCCTACAAAAAGTTATATTTGTTTTCTAATACTAATAACATATACGAGTGAAATGGAAGCACTGAAACAGTATTATTCCAGCTGGATAGGACAttctatatttgtgtgtgtatgggccaCCATGAAAAAATCAATGGCAGAAAAATAAACGTTGCTTATGATGTATATGGTGTCTCTCTtgttcgctctctctctctctctctctgtttgtctgtctctttgtcacGATCTTCTATTGTGACTAGGATGTGAGGTACATGTTTTTGATTTCTGTCACTGTGACTTTATATAAAGCAGAcacaatgtgtttgtgtctttggCCATGTGCCACCTGCCGTTATTTTACAGGGCAGGAAAAGGAAGAGTATAAGTATGTACAGGTGTGTCTAAGTATGTCATACACACCACTGTTCTGTACTATATAAAACTTAAAGTACTTCCTCTTTACTAAAACTCGAGATGAAAAAGCATTTTTCTTTCCACACAACATTTTGTTGCTGTCTGCTTGGTAATTAATTGTCACATTTGGTTTAGTAACTGGGCAAACTGCTGCTCTCATGTACGTTGTGGTAACATATTTGTATTTAGACCTTTGATTTCTAGCTAAATAATTGTAAAGCATTAATTAACATCTTTGACAGCGATGGagattatagtttttttttgtttgttttttatacagTTATAGCAATGCTATAGAACCCGCAGTACACAATGCCAGACACTCTGGAGGTGTGAATATCTGCCCACttagttttttcccccttctcaTTTCCATTGTTTTAGAGCCTCATTTTCACACAGTTCTATAAAATTATTGCacggatctgtgtgtgtgaatttgcaGGTACGTAGCGTCTCATTTCCTCTCActgataaaacaaaaaaaaaaaaaaaaaaaaaagtcagtggttttcatttcttaaaaaaaagagaaaaagtagGTGGTAAGGTACTCTGAATTTATCAGGCTATAAACCTTGATTCTAAATTCAGAATTTTATTTAAGCTTTCTAAAACACTGCAGgtgaatattatttaaatataaagaaataaagaaaagataagaaaagaaaacatttataaagaaaGAATTACATTTGTAAAATATGTATTTCATAATCAATATAATCAGGGAACAAATAAACCTAATGCTCAGAATCATGTGTTCATTCCCAGTAGATCAGATTATTATAGACAATTCTTTGTGGGCTCTTAAGAAAACTGGTAAATTAGTTTAATAAAGAATGTTACAAGTGTGGAATGATGGAGAAAAGTGATCACGGTAAGAGCACTATTACTGTGGAGAAAACAATAAGGTTTTCCATCAAAAATGGTAGTGTTTCTAAACACGCTGTCAAATCTATTCAGTCAGGTGATTGATGGGGTTTAGATGATGACCAAATTCCTAGTAAAATATAATTCTTACAtaacacatttaaaattaatttactgTCTTTTCTTAAAGTAGGCAGCCAAAAAGTTTTTGTTTGtccatttgtttctttctaCTACCTTTCAGGTCTGATCACAAAACTGTAGATAGATAAATAGTAGCTACAtacttgaatgaatgaatgattctaaataatattaaatactaCAGCTAACAAAATctaattgtaaataaaaattcataGTGATTCATTAcctatttaattaaaaaaaatacctcaAATGAAAAAGTTctcaaacacagaaataaacaaacatctccCTTAAATGTAAActatttcatatcaaatttgCCTCCTGATTTGTTACGGATAAAAACATCTGTTTGCTGCTGTATACAGCACACGCTACGTTCACCTTGTGAGGTCGTGGATTCATGGGCGCAAAGAGATTTTATGAGAACATTCATTGTTTGCTCCTTGAAACACGTTTTATGTAAACGATAAATTCAGCTTTACAAGTGATTCCTGAAACAGCTCAAATGGATAAACAACACAGTTCTGTGAAACTTGAGGCTTACAGttctaacaacaacaataataatacagtttTCTAAAAAATCAGCTTCAAAAAAGACTAAAATTGAAGATATTAATTTGACCTACAGACAAATACTTAATGGATAGACTTAAATTCCAGACACACATTCAAAAATATTATTCTTGTTAGAgtgttttgattaaaaaaagagagaatatcAGAGATTGAAAAAGATTAAAGCAAGAACTAGTTTTATAATGTTACTGTACAGAAGCCACAATACATTGTCTgtgcgtgtacgtgtgtgtgagagagagtacgtgtgtgtgtgttcagctccAGCTGTCAGTGGGACATGGTGATATTTGATGCTATACCAAAGAGTGTGACAGATTTCTGGTAAAGCGCGACGTTGCTGTCTTGTTATGACAGTGTGTGGTCACGGATCTGTGGGTATAACAtgttaaggtgtgtatgtgtgtgtgagtgtgtgtgagtgtgtgtgtgagtgtgtgtttttttcagtgGGGATGGGTGTTTCAGTTTGACTCGGTCAGCTTTTGACGGCAGCGAatagggtttttttgtgtgggTTCGAGAAAAGGTCTTTTAAACAGAGACTAATCTAACAGTCAGATCTTCATTTTTCTTTAGTGACATTAAAGACTTTACTCTGCAGATGACTTTGCAAtatgtgagagaaaaaaaaatactctgcAGACAATGTAGACAATCATCTACATTGTAATATTTTTGCAACATTTCAacaattttatctatttttcttataattatttctttttttaatcgtGCTCTTGGTTTTAGTTTTGGTATGAACACTAAACTTCGTGATCAGGCAGTCTCTCTATAACACTGTCTGCCTATTTGCCGTTCTCTTCTTCAGGAGATGCTAATGAGTGAGAACACCCCCTCTTGCCCTGACAATGTGAAACTGCTCTCGGAGCGATGCACAGTCATGCCCCGACTCTCAGTTTTACTGGGTCAGCCCACTTACATTCACAGTACTCCAGCTAACTTTTGCTATCTTCACCTTTAATCTTCATCATTATGACTTGTATAGCAACAGTATCAATTTAATTGCCTTATAAAATgcagtcccccccccccccccaaaatgTCAAGGTTTTAGCTATATTGCTGTCATCACATCATTAATTAATGGAGTTTCATTACTTGTGTGAATTTAGTTGATGATGTACAAAGCAAATGTACAAACATTTCACCTTATAAATAAGCATATAAAATATTAGTGTGACACTATGCATAATTAAGTTGATTtgtaatcacactcacacatcaacAGGAGGCAAAACTACTATATAGAAGTaaaaaacttttgtttttttaaaaaaaattccttttgGAAATGACATAGCTAACCGATTAAAGaatcagtgaataaatgaatgcaaaaaacaaaggagtgaaaaaaaaagataagagaaGGGAAAGGATGAGCGCTTTGTCAAACTGAGAGCTGCTCTGTTGGGTTGACTTGGCGCGGTACGTGTTTTTTACtctctgtgatgtttttttctttttgtttccaGGATCCCAGTGACGAAGTCTTCAAGAGATCAGAAGAAGAGAGGCTGCTATACCAAAGCACAAATCATTGCCAACgcctccactgtctctctcttttctcgaATGGGTGTatgcccaaacacacacacacgcacacgcacacacacacacacacacacacacacacctcatctcgtGTGACAACACTCGGCAACTTCCAGGCCTGGATTAAAACTTAAAGGGTAAGTCATATATTTATGATTAAATCTCCGTTAACATAGACTTTATGTTAGACATTGTTCTGTATGCCTACGGCATGATGTATGCATCTAAATATAATCCAGAAAAGGTGAAAACATACCGCTGTTATTGCTCTACATGTAAAAAACCTTTCAAGAGTTTTTCAAAGCTTCTGTTGAGTGTTAAGTGTTGTAAGCTTCTTAAAAGGCTCAAATGTATCCAAAATGCTCACATGTATAGAACATGCATATACCATTTTAAGGGATCCCCAAGAAGGACAGACAAGGAATCCTTACTGGTTTTAGGTTGAACACTTTTCCTCCTCCATGAGTGTAGTACACTTTAAAACTCAGCAAGATTACTACAGGAACCCGTAAGAAGCATTTGTAGACTAATGCAAAAAGATGTCTTTATTTAGATCATACAAACAACctcaaagtaataaaaaatggaAAGGCCTACTGCTAAACTGCCTACACAATGTGAAAATATTTGCCGTACAATGTTTGTCATTTACAGACTAACAGTGTCAAAGAATGATCTGTCCACGGTCAAGCAAacttgagtgtgtgtaggtgatcttCCGTTATCCCTCTGGGGACCTTTAGAGTTCTAGGTAGAACAACCAAGTGTTTCCTTATTAGAAAGGGTTTCAGAAAAAACCTTTTTAGGAGGCAAAGAAAGCATATAATGAACCTCTAAAGAACTCAGTAAGAACCTGTACACATTGCATTTCAGATcaatttttgtgtttattaattcatttctgtTTGACTTTTCCAATCTAAGATCATTAAactatataaattatacatacaACAGATCGAGCCACATGATGGATTGTAAGTTTTGGCTAAACTTTTCAACCGTAGCTGAAAAGATTATCGAGCTAACACCCaacaataaaaaagacaaaagagcgAGACTTTAAAAAGGGATGTTTTCTGTTGTTAGGAGTTCTGATGGGACGCTAGGGAAGAATTGGCGTGGACAATTGTGATTACATGTCTCTTCCTGGCGGCGTTTTTAGACGTCCAAGCttaaaaagaatttatttacaataaggCCTTATTATAATAAGGCCTTATTAGTAAGAAAAAGAACTAAAAACAAAAGGGGGCTactgaataattaatatttttaaagccTTGTTCCCCAAAGTTCAAACCATGCACCAGCATGTCTGCAATAGCCAGGCCGAGTCCAagtttattagtatttttaaagaaatgtggCAGCTATGGAAATCAGTATAAACGATTAAAAAGTTGTAACGGTTATTTAGTTCTTGTGGCTTTAAGTCTAATTATCTGGTCATGttaattggaaaaaaaagtaaagcatTGAAAATCTGCATAAATTACAAATctatttgcattttttaaatacagcacccacacacacacacacacaaacacacacacaaacatttgatATACATCAGATGTTCGTGGCTTGGTTTGGATTAGGCGTAACAATCTTTAAATTCTCTAATAAGTAAGTATGATGCTTTATATTTGCCTTTATATTGACTAGTTGGatgattttcattaaaaaagatAACTGTTTGATACAAAGGTAATACAAAGTTTGTGTGATCATAAGAGGCCTATGTAAAGTGGAAAGGGTTCTTGGCTGTAAAACGTTCTTGGCGGAGAAACCATCCAGTCCTGTTTCTCTGGATTTGTTTTGACAATCCCAGTGGAAACCTGTTCACTAATTAATTTACAAGGAGTTAATTCACTTTCCTCTTTGATCTGCATAATCCCACTTCCAGTTTACACCGCTGCATATTTCATCATCTAGATGGCAGGTCAGGAAATTCTGATTGCTCAGCAAAAGCTGGCAAAGActtatttacagatttatttacacataagaATGATATAAAGACGTCTTAGCTAGAGCGCTGACACACAGTCAAACCAGAGTAATTAGAAATTTAGTCGAAACTGCtcattatttactatttatcaTATCTATGAGAGGACTGTGCACTTGCAGCTAGATGATAATCATTCAGAGcacacaatacttttttttttttttttttatcaggtcTTATTGTCAAGTCTTGTAAACTTAGTACATAATAAATgacattcatttaattttcataCCATGGTAAGTTTTGAACGTTTCTGGTCAATCAAGctaaataattataatcattttattttaatttcatgcCAAAATGCAAGAGTAATATATAATAtggtttatatataaatgagttttatttcatataactagcatattatttacatttatccaTGTATTTAAtgcataataaatattattattaatacataaaAAAGTGATTTTATTCATGTATTGTATCAACCCTAATGTGCCAGTATCCCCTGGTCTTCCCAGAACTCTTAATGCCGTATGAGAGAAGGCAAAATTCTCTGTGGCATACatatgtaaatgcatttttttttaattcattgtgATTTTAGCAGTTAAATAACATCACATTTGCGACCAATATAAATTAGCTgggtattttatatatttggtcCTTGAAAGACATTTGGAAATACATATTCTTACACTGAAAAAGTAAAATTATTAGGCATTCATGCATTAGTCTAGTTACTCAGTCATTTTTATCGCTGTATAATGTTACGTACATAGCTGCAAacagattaatattaatatggcAACATTAACCATCTCgaatatttatttctgaattgttttatttgaaAGGGAGACATTAAGACGTCATACATGTTTCTACAGGTAAAGAAGGAGAAATGATCAAAAACCATTCTCTACAGAAGGCACTAAAATCTTGAATGGCCCAACTTCTCTGCTCAGTTATTCTAAGACAGGAGAGTCCAGGAGATtctgaagaagaggaagaagtaaTCTTTTATATGAAATTGAAATGTAACAAGGCTTATGAAACCTGGTGTTCTTAACTGCGGTTTACACTACACTTGTAGGTGAGAGATTATTTATTGCACCAGTAAACTGCCCATAATCACAAACCCATTTAATTGAAGCAAAATCTTTAGCATTTTGTCAAGCAGAATAATGTGCATGAAGTACACATTAGTGATTCTGAATTCTGAAAACTCTTTTCTGAATTGGTCTCAttttacaaacaaaataatatattaaattatggTATATCTCGCGTACGTACGCCTTAGAGTTCAACACATCTTGGTATTCCTAAGGCACAAAACTTGTAAGAGAAAAATAGGCCGTTAATGTGGGAGAGTTtattatgcaaaataaaaatcgTGCCGAATGGATTTCCCTTTCTTCGCCTCCCTTTTTGCATTCACAAAAAATATCACCTCATACTGTGACAAGATGTAGAGTTAGAGAGCgatggagacagagaaaaaagtcCAAACCGCTCCGCTACTTTCCCCCTCCTCTGTTCATTCTTTCACACATCTGACAGAAAACTAGACCAAAAACCTCcacattctttcctttttttggtATCCTCTGTTTCCAGTCACTTGCTTGTTTACCACTTTTACATGCTTGTGTTTTAACGAGCCTTTTGTGTTACACACCTGCGCAGTTAAACCTAAACAAAGACTCTGCAATTGACTCGCCTTAGTTGCGAGTATGAAAAAGCGGTATCTATGGAAATCATCTAAACAAGCAGATGTTCAGATGATTTCTATAGATTTCTATAATTCTATctatttttcagtattttttacaGGCTTACAGGCAGTGGTGGCAAAACCACTCAAATTCTTCACTCAATTACTCTTCTATTGAAATATAAAGTTAATATAGTCAATATAGAAAAGTCTTACATTTACTTAACGTGTGAAAGTAACAGTACAAgaaatattaatgaatgaaaaagaCATCtgcctcacatcacatcacatactgATTTTACTGATATTATATTAACGGCCTTCCAACCAGGGGACTAAGGAATATGGGAAAACGTTAGC is from Hemibagrus wyckioides isolate EC202008001 linkage group LG07, SWU_Hwy_1.0, whole genome shotgun sequence and encodes:
- the LOC131356864 gene encoding 4F2 cell-surface antigen heavy chain-like isoform X2 translates to MLAGAVVIIVQAPRCKPIPEMHWWNEGPLYQIADVNSFSEDIKGIENKLDSLNQLKVKGLILGPIHTVQANQMSTLNLEEIDPSLGTEEDLDNLLERAHKKGISIVLELTPNYKGNAAWFSNIPDASIFTKLTAACAYWLQKGVDGFLFSDMSQVVSTDTWQSIQNAVHSNTREGTKKSALIGSVTKQPADNVSVLLEGSNVDLLLNRLPGKLSGIQVAKDMTKLYSNHSSLAWTLSKKDSDLPTRLYHMLLFTLPGTPVFISGDEVGLKERESLNGIWDLENPAEENNETAKTIRAERSAVRSFFKALSDLRGKERALLHGEYTSLHNSISSFAFLRLWDQSERFITALNWGNSPVLMTLTNSDLPAEARVRLSTDTEKLAVDSMVPLDKLQLEAKQAVLLSYPYAG